GGGGTCATGGAGGGCTCGGAAGTGGGCTGGCTGTCGCGAGGAGGCGTGTCTGACTACCGACCCGTGGCTTCGAAGGCCCGGTGGGTGCTCTGCCCGCGCAGATAGAGGAAGCACTCCTTGAGGCCGTCACGCAGGCTGCCCAGCGTCTTGACGTCTCGGAGGTCCACGCCAATCTGTGTGAGCGTCTGGGCCACGAAGGGGCTGATGCCCGTGACGACACAGTAGGTGCCGAGCAGCCGCGCCGCGTTCACCATCTTGATGAAATGATTCGCGGTCGCCGTGTCCACCACCTCCATGCCGGTGATGTCGATGATGGCGCAGCGGGCCTTGCCCTGGGAGATGCGGTGCAGCAGCCGCTCCGTCATGTCCACCGAACGTTGCGTGTCCATGACGCCGACGATGGGCAGCGTGAGGATGTCCTCCCACAGCTCGATGATGGGCGTGGACAGGTCCCGGATGGCCAGGCGCTGCTGCTCGATGGTGCCGAGCTTCTCCTCCAGCTCGCGGCGCGCCGCATCGAGCTTCTGGATGGACTGCTCGTTCGCCTGCACGGACGCGTGGAGCTGGCGGGCGAAGAGGTTGATGGTCTCCTCGAAGGAGGAGAACGCGTCATCGCGCGAAATGGGGATGAGGTGCTGCGCCGGGTCGAATTCGCCGAGTGAAATCATGGCCAACACATCGCGGATGCGTTCGATGCGGTCTGTGTCGACAGTGAGCGTCTGGGAATCCGCCGATGGCTGGGTCATGAGATGAGCAGGCAGGCTGAACAGGATGCGGCCTGTGGGGAAGCTGCCGCGAATCCGGTCGGCGTGATTGATTTTATTTATGCCGGAAAAAAGTCTGCACAGCAACGGGTGGGCGCTGACCCGTTTGAGATAATGAGAGAGATTGGCGAGGACATGGAACCGGGCTGGGTGGGGAATCGCCGGTAGAGCTGTGTTTCACGGTGATAAACCAACAAGTCCGGTTCAGGGAGGCGGCAAGGGCTTCAGGCGGGCGAGGCGTTGCTTCTCCAGGCTGGCGGCGACGCCCACGTTCCGGCCCGCGAGGTTCGCGACCCGATACTGCGCTGACGTGCCGAGCACCTGAGCGCATTCGGAGAGGGAGAGGCCGTAGTCCTGTTCCAGCCACTGCGTCAGCCCGGCGGTCGCCACGCGGAGGGCGTCATCCAACGAGCCCGCCTGTCCCAGGGCGATGATGTGCGTGGGCGACTCAATCCGTGGCGTGGCGATGGACTTTCCTGGCAGGACGTCCACGGCGAATTCGACATCCATGGAGGTCTCCAGCGCGAACTGGGAGGTTTCACCATCTCCCTGCGCCGCATGGGCATCCCCCAGATAGAGCAGGGCGCCGGGTTGAGACACCGGAAGGTAGACGGTGTTGCCTTCCACGAGTTCGTTGAAGTCCATGTTGCCACCGAAGCGACCGGAGTCTCCGGTGGAGAAGGGCGGAAAGCCAAACGCGGGGGCGACGGCCAGTCCTCCGAGCATTGGGCGCAGGGGGACGGTGAAGTCTTTCATTCGCGGTGAAGGTGATTCAGGCCGTGCGACACCGCGCTTCCGGTCGAGCTTCCACCGCACGGGTTTGCCCAATCCCTGGGCCTGTGCCTTGGCGGCGAGCCTGGGGCCCATGGCGCGGCCCACGAGGTCGTCCAGGCTGTCGGCGGTGTCGCGGTTGAGGCGCAGGCGCTTGAGGTGGACGACCAGGGTGTCTCCATCGGCGGCGGTGCCCACGTAGAAGGGGCCCGTCTGCGGGTTGCCGAAGAGCGCCCGGGTGACGCCTTTCTCATCCACGCCGCCGGAGTCGAGCGTGCGGGTGTTCACGGAGTCTCCGGGCCAGAGGGTGAGCACGGGCGGGAGGTCCGCGGAGAACGTGTTGGAGAACGTCGTCGGCTCGAAGTCGTGGTGCCGAGGCGGTCCGGGTGGGCGCATGGGCACGGCGCGTGCGGTGAACGGGTGCGAGACGCGTGCCTTCGGGTCGTTCGTTCCGGGCCAGTCGGCTTCACCCGTCAGGCCGTCTGCGCGCGGCGTCGCGGTGTACGCGTAGCGGGCGCCGCTCTTGCTGGTGACGACGAAGTGAAGGTGCCCGTCCGAGGACGTCCCTTCGAGCGGGTCCCCATCCAGCGAGCCGCGCAGCCGCTCGCCTTCGCGCTCCAACCACAGTCGTTGATGAAGCAGGTTCCCGTACACCCGCGTGGTGAGCACCCATTCTTCACGGGGCTGCGGCTGGGCGAGCAACGTCGCGGGGACAAGGCACAGCAGCAGGGGCAGGAGCTTGGGCATGAGCTCCCGCCGTACGGCTCACGAAGCAATGCATTGCGGGGCGACCGCGGATTCGCGGCCGGGCGTGCTCAGAAGTGGCGTTTCAGCACGGCGGCGACGTGCGGGTTCTTCTCGGCCTGCAGGGCCACCGCCATCAGCGCGGGGCAATGCGTCTTGAACCAGTCGCGGCCTGGGCGCCAATGCGTCATCGTCGTGATGTACAGGTCCAGTCCGCTGAACCGTGTCCCGAGTACGTGGGGGGCTCCCACCTGTGCGTTGATTTCCCGCCAGAGGTCGGCGCGGCGCGCCATGACAGTGTCGTGCAGCCGGTCGGCCGCGGGGCCTGCGAGCGTCCACTTGGGCGGGTCATCGCCAAAGGTGAAGGTGGGGTACACCGCGCCCACGAGGCGGAGCAGCAGGTGGAGGAAGCTCACCCGTTCAGGCTCGTCGGCGGAAGGCGCGAGCTGTCCCTGGGGCGCGACGTCGTGCAGGTGCAGGAGCATCGCGGCGCTCTCGGTCATCACGCGGCCATCGGGAAGGACCAGGGTGGGCACCTGGCCCAGCGGGTTGAGCTTCAGCAACCGGTCTCGCCCGGGCCCCGGCTCCAGATAGGGCAGGTCCGTGAGTCGGTGTGGAACGCCGCTGATGCGCAACGCCATCTCGATGATGGCGGAGCCACAGCCCGGTGAGCCAATCAGTTCGTACTCATTCATGCCCAGAAGGGTAGCCACTCAGGACAATCTTGCCCACGGTCCGTCCAGATTCGATGGCCGCGTGGGCGCGCCGCAGGTTGGCGGCGGTGATGGGGCCGAAGTCCTGCGTCATCGTCGTCTTGAGCGTCCCCGCGTCCACCAGCTCCGCGACGCGGTTGAGGATGCGGTGCTGCTCCAGCGGGTCCGCCGCTTCGTACAAGGGCCGGGTGAACATCAGCTCCCAGTGCAGCGACAGGCTCTTGCGCTTCATGGAGCCGATGTCCAACGGCTTGCTGGGGTCGTCGATGAGTCCCAGGTGCCCGAAGGGCGCCGCCAGTTCGACCAGCTCCGGGAAGTGGCTGTCCGTGGCCGTCAGGCTCGCAATGTAGCGGACGCCCTGGGGCGCGAGCTTCTGGAGCTGCGGCACCAGTGACTGCCGGTGGTCCACCACGTGGTGCGCCCCCATCGACTCGCACCAGGACGTCGACTCCGGCCGGGACGCGGTCGCGACGACGGTGACGCCCGCCAGCTTCCGCGCGAGCTGGATGGCGATGGACCCCACGCCCCCGGCACCGCCGACGATGAGCAAGGTGTCCTGGGACGGCGCCTTGGAGCGCGGGATGCCCAGCCGCTCGAACAGGAGCTCCCACGCGGTGATGGACGTGAGCGGCAGCGCCGCCGCCTGGGCGAAGGACAGCGAGCGTGGCTTGTGGCCCACGATTCGCTCATCCACGATGTGGAACTCGGAGTTCGTCCCAGGCCGGGCGATGGAGCCCGCGTAGTAGACGGCGTCCCCAGGCTGGAACAGCTTCACGCCTGGGCCGACGGCGTCCACGACGCCCGCGGCATCCCACCCGAGGACGCGCGGAGTGGCTTCGACCTTCGGCTTGGGGGCGCGGACCTTTACGTCCACGGGGTTCACCGAGATGGCTTCGACGCGGACGCGCAACTCGCCCGGTCCGGGCTCCGGCGTGGGCAGCTCCACGTCGATGAGGGCGTCCGGATTGTCGATGGGCAGGTACTGGTGCAGGGCAATGGCTCGCATGCGGGCCTCCTTGCGAGCACCATTGTCCTCATGGACCTCTTCGACAAGTACGCACTATTTTCGCACGAAGGGACAGAAAGGTAACCATTGGCCCGGCACAAGACCTACGACTGCTCCGCGGGTTGCCCCGTGGAGGCCACGCTCGATTTGATTGGCGGGAAGTGGAAGGGGCTCATCCTCTACCACCTGCTCGACGGCACGCTTCGTTTCGGAGCGCTGCGCAAGTGCATCCCCGGCGTCACCGCGCGGATGCTGACCCAGCAGCTTCGCGAACTCGAAGCCAGCGGATTGGTCCACCGGAAGGTGTACGCAGAGGTGCCTCCCCGCGTCGACTACAGCCTCACCGCGTTGGGGGAGTCCCTGCGCGAGGTGGTGCTGTCGCTCAAGGCCTGGGGAGAGGTCTACCTGGGGCGGGGCGCTCAGCGGCCGCAGCGGTCGGCCTTGGTCCGTTGACGCTTCGCGACGAGATGCCGCTGCCCTAGTTCCACGGGAAGATGGGACCCCAGATGGTGTCCTTGCTCAGCGCGATGGGAATCTTGGCGGTCAGCACGAGCCCCATCTCGAGCGGCAGCCGCGTGCGCTCCATCCCGTCGGGACCGGCGCCCCGCCCATTGGACAGCGGGATGCCGAAGCGGAGCCCCACGGTGCCGAACACGAACGCGAGGTAGGGCGCCACGTGCAGCGAGGTCGTGGCGATGTGCGTGCGGCCCGCCGTCTCGTGCGCGAGGCCCAACTCCAGACCGCCCACGAGCAGGATGCCCTGGAGCCCGCCGCAGACCCGGGTGCTGCTCCGGGTCATCCGCTGGGCTTGCCCGAAGACACCCACGCCGCCAGGGCCTTCGAGCCAGTTGAGCGTGGCCTCGGCGCCAATCCCTTGTCCGGGGGCGTCCGGACTGAAGCTCGTGCTGAACAGGGGCCCCAGGGACAGCCAGGCCTCACCCTCGGGATAGATTCTGACGTGCGCCCAAGCGGGCGAGGCGAACAGCATGACAGCCATGAGGACGAGCACGGGAGCGCGCATGCGCAGTTGAAATTGCAATGCCCGGGCCTGGACAGCGTGTCGAGCGCGCTCGCGGTGCGGGTGTGTCATGGCCTGCACAGGATACCCGCCCGGGTGTGCAAACGGATGGCCGGGTGCGCTCAGGGTTTCCCAGGGCGCGGCGCGGCGGGCGTCTTCACGGGCTGGGCCAAGGGCACCTTGCCCTCGCGGTAGAGGGCGTGGACCTTGCCACCGCGAAGCTCCAGGGCCGACAGGTGTCGCCCGTACCCGGTGCTCAGTCCCGTGTCGATGAGCAGCGCCTTCCCGTTGAGCCGCACCTGAATCTTCCCGTCGCGGTTCGTGGTGTGTCCCATCACCATGCGTCTGGCGCCGAAGCGTTGGAGCACCGCGTCCAGGGCGGGCTCGGCGTCCTGCGGCTCGCCCAGCGCGTAGCCGCGGAACCACAGGGGCCCCTGCGAGTCCTTGGCGCCGCCCGGCGGGTTGCCGGGGAAGAAGTCCTGGCGCACCCAGCGGTTGACCTCGGAGAGGCTCGTGCCGGGGACCTGGGGCGCGACACCGCCATGCACGAAGAGCGTGTCGTTGATGCGCACCACGGCGGGGTGTCTCCGCAGCCAGGGGCCATAGCGGCCCTCCGCGCTGTAGGCCACGCGGTGGCCATTGAGTCCCGCGGGCGCGTCGGCCGCGTCGGGCTCGGGGCTCTGGTCCGCGAAGGAGGCCATCTCCCCGGGGCTGACGTAGCGCAGGTCCCCGAGCATGTTCATGGCCTCATGGTTGCCGAGCAGCGCATGCACGCGGCCGCCCGCGGCGAGCGCCTCCTGCTCCAACCGCATGAGCAAGTCGTATGCGGCGCGCGTCTGGTCGCCCCGGTCGGGGATGTCACCCGTCTGGACCAGGTGCGCCTTGCCGCCGCTCCAGCGGTCCTTCGCATCGATGATGCCCGCGAGCCGCAGCACCTCCTTCAGCGCGTCCACGTCGCCGTGAACGTCACCCACGGCCACCACGCGCTCCACGCCGGTGAAGGTGTCGGGGACGGCGTCCTCCAATTGGGGAGGCGCGGGAGCCTTGGGCGCGGGGGCCGCCGCCAGGAGCAGCGGGACCAGCAGGAGCAGCGGGCTCGGGCGAAGCAGGGGCGGGGCCATGGGCATCCTCCGGAGGGCGCGGTGCCTCGGGCAGGCCAGCCCAGGCGCACCGGAAACCCCCAGCGTGTCATGGCCCCGCCGTGCGTGGTGACGGAAACGCCGCGCCGGTGTGCCCGCTTCCGAGCGGGCTCACGCCAGGCGTGGTCGCGAGCGACGCGGAGTGCCGGGCGGGCACCCGGGCGGTGCGTGGGCCGTCACCGGTCATCCCGCCGCCCGGAGCGCGTTCATCGCGCCCCGGACGGCCGGAGGTGGGGACCTAGCGGTAGTCCCACTTCTGGTTCGGGTTGCCCGTGCACTCGTAGATGATGAGCCGGGCGCCGTCGTTCGTGTTGTGGCTCACGATGTCCACGCACTTGTTGGCCAGCACGCTGACGAGGTCACCCGCGCCGCTGAGCACGAACTGCTGCGCCGGGTTGCCGCTGCAGTTGGCGAGCTGGATGGCCGCGCCGTTGGCGGTCGAACCCCAGGCCACGTCCATGCACTTGCCGCCGGCCTGCAGGGTGCCGTTGACGAAGCTCCACCGCTGCGCGTTGCTGCCGTTGCAGTTCCACATCTGGAGCTGCACGCCGTCGGAGAAGTTGGAGTTGGGCACGTCGATGCACTTGCCGTTGAGGCGCGAGACGAAGGACTGGCCGCTGCCTCCGCCACCCCCCGTCGTGCGCAGCGTCAGTCCGTAGGCGCGCAGGATGGGGTTGATGGGCTGGTAGAAGGTCTGCGGGTTGCTGCTGTCGAAGCACGTGCCCGCGACGCCGGACGTCACGCCCTGCGCCTGGTTGCCGGAGATGACCGAGCCGCCCGAGTCACCGCCCGCCGCGCAGGCGTTCGTCCGCGTCAGGCCGTACACGGGGCCGACGGAGTAGTTGACCGTGATGTTCTTGGCCTGCAGGACGCCGCACCGCCACTGGGTGGTGGAGCCGGAGCGGCAGATGGAGGCATTCACCGGCGCCTCGTTCGAGCCATGGACGACGACGTTGCCGCCGGCATAGTTGTAGACCCAGGGCTGCGGGGTCCACGAGCCGTTCGTCTGCACCCAGGCGTAGTCCGCGCCG
This genomic window from Myxococcus hansupus contains:
- a CDS encoding STAS domain-containing protein; translation: MISLGEFDPAQHLIPISRDDAFSSFEETINLFARQLHASVQANEQSIQKLDAARRELEEKLGTIEQQRLAIRDLSTPIIELWEDILTLPIVGVMDTQRSVDMTERLLHRISQGKARCAIIDITGMEVVDTATANHFIKMVNAARLLGTYCVVTGISPFVAQTLTQIGVDLRDVKTLGSLRDGLKECFLYLRGQSTHRAFEATGR
- a CDS encoding acetamidase/formamidase family protein, translating into MPKLLPLLLCLVPATLLAQPQPREEWVLTTRVYGNLLHQRLWLEREGERLRGSLDGDPLEGTSSDGHLHFVVTSKSGARYAYTATPRADGLTGEADWPGTNDPKARVSHPFTARAVPMRPPGPPRHHDFEPTTFSNTFSADLPPVLTLWPGDSVNTRTLDSGGVDEKGVTRALFGNPQTGPFYVGTAADGDTLVVHLKRLRLNRDTADSLDDLVGRAMGPRLAAKAQAQGLGKPVRWKLDRKRGVARPESPSPRMKDFTVPLRPMLGGLAVAPAFGFPPFSTGDSGRFGGNMDFNELVEGNTVYLPVSQPGALLYLGDAHAAQGDGETSQFALETSMDVEFAVDVLPGKSIATPRIESPTHIIALGQAGSLDDALRVATAGLTQWLEQDYGLSLSECAQVLGTSAQYRVANLAGRNVGVAASLEKQRLARLKPLPPP
- a CDS encoding glutathione S-transferase is translated as MATLLGMNEYELIGSPGCGSAIIEMALRISGVPHRLTDLPYLEPGPGRDRLLKLNPLGQVPTLVLPDGRVMTESAAMLLHLHDVAPQGQLAPSADEPERVSFLHLLLRLVGAVYPTFTFGDDPPKWTLAGPAADRLHDTVMARRADLWREINAQVGAPHVLGTRFSGLDLYITTMTHWRPGRDWFKTHCPALMAVALQAEKNPHVAAVLKRHF
- a CDS encoding zinc-binding alcohol dehydrogenase family protein, which codes for MRAIALHQYLPIDNPDALIDVELPTPEPGPGELRVRVEAISVNPVDVKVRAPKPKVEATPRVLGWDAAGVVDAVGPGVKLFQPGDAVYYAGSIARPGTNSEFHIVDERIVGHKPRSLSFAQAAALPLTSITAWELLFERLGIPRSKAPSQDTLLIVGGAGGVGSIAIQLARKLAGVTVVATASRPESTSWCESMGAHHVVDHRQSLVPQLQKLAPQGVRYIASLTATDSHFPELVELAAPFGHLGLIDDPSKPLDIGSMKRKSLSLHWELMFTRPLYEAADPLEQHRILNRVAELVDAGTLKTTMTQDFGPITAANLRRAHAAIESGRTVGKIVLSGYPSGHE
- a CDS encoding winged helix-turn-helix transcriptional regulator, which codes for MARHKTYDCSAGCPVEATLDLIGGKWKGLILYHLLDGTLRFGALRKCIPGVTARMLTQQLRELEASGLVHRKVYAEVPPRVDYSLTALGESLREVVLSLKAWGEVYLGRGAQRPQRSALVR
- a CDS encoding metallophosphoesterase, translating into MPMAPPLLRPSPLLLLVPLLLAAAPAPKAPAPPQLEDAVPDTFTGVERVVAVGDVHGDVDALKEVLRLAGIIDAKDRWSGGKAHLVQTGDIPDRGDQTRAAYDLLMRLEQEALAAGGRVHALLGNHEAMNMLGDLRYVSPGEMASFADQSPEPDAADAPAGLNGHRVAYSAEGRYGPWLRRHPAVVRINDTLFVHGGVAPQVPGTSLSEVNRWVRQDFFPGNPPGGAKDSQGPLWFRGYALGEPQDAEPALDAVLQRFGARRMVMGHTTNRDGKIQVRLNGKALLIDTGLSTGYGRHLSALELRGGKVHALYREGKVPLAQPVKTPAAPRPGKP
- a CDS encoding ricin-type beta-trefoil lectin domain protein, with the translated sequence MNRLSDWLSTAAMFAGLATLTGLPMTASAAPLDSGVAPEIVSAMRRDLGLTEKQVHQRLAFEARAPQLEKAAREQLGTAFGGAWLDSVGGELIVGVTAEAGDTKVRLDGVRTVRVARSLARLEEVKAELDKNVQALSPDIHSWNVDLPTNSVVVYADVSGQSKRRVDDFLAVSSGLKDGAVRVVASQHAPEPAYDLRGGEAYYFGNSRCSVGFPVNGGFVTAGHCGGVGTATFGHNRVAQGTVRGSVWPGADYAWVQTNGSWTPQPWVYNYAGGNVVVHGSNEAPVNASICRSGSTTQWRCGVLQAKNITVNYSVGPVYGLTRTNACAAGGDSGGSVISGNQAQGVTSGVAGTCFDSSNPQTFYQPINPILRAYGLTLRTTGGGGGSGQSFVSRLNGKCIDVPNSNFSDGVQLQMWNCNGSNAQRWSFVNGTLQAGGKCMDVAWGSTANGAAIQLANCSGNPAQQFVLSGAGDLVSVLANKCVDIVSHNTNDGARLIIYECTGNPNQKWDYR